From a single Desulfonatronovibrio hydrogenovorans DSM 9292 genomic region:
- a CDS encoding SgcJ/EcaC family oxidoreductase, producing MEEKTKVSDRLKEWCQALKSADPENILACYDVHASLLPTLSSRIRRTRPELREYFEFLVQLEPGCTVQDEHVRIYGDIAINSGSYTFHVSKGGDRAAVPARFTFVYRNTGDNWLIVEHHSSLFPDD from the coding sequence ATGGAAGAAAAAACAAAAGTATCAGATCGATTGAAGGAATGGTGCCAGGCTCTAAAAAGTGCTGATCCGGAAAATATTCTGGCCTGTTATGATGTCCATGCATCTCTTCTGCCTACCCTGTCCTCCAGAATAAGAAGGACAAGGCCGGAACTCAGAGAGTATTTCGAGTTTCTGGTGCAGTTGGAACCGGGATGTACGGTCCAGGATGAGCATGTCAGAATTTATGGGGATATTGCCATAAACTCCGGCTCATACACCTTTCACGTATCCAAGGGTGGGGACAGGGCCGCAGTTCCGGCCAGATTTACCTTTGTGTATCGCAACACTGGCGACAACTGGTTGATTGTTGAACACCATTCGTCGCTTTTTCCCGACGACTAA
- a CDS encoding cytochrome c biogenesis CcdA family protein yields MLESLLITINSWITQDTGFAYIGSFLWGMVSVVFSPCHLAAIPLIVAYVGGQNRILDSREAGTYSLLFSLGLFITIAAIGAACAALGRVLGDVGGYWQIIIGAILIWVALGMMGVPQCSLPGNFLHRFKLRGHMGALGLGLGYGVLSGMCTFGFLAPILAIITIQEKVATGIVMIILFALGHCLPILVAGCSAALARRVTELKAWHGAGTWFRKGAGILILILGVYFILNPFFS; encoded by the coding sequence ATTACTCAGGACACCGGATTCGCTTATATCGGGTCTTTTCTGTGGGGAATGGTCAGTGTTGTCTTCAGTCCCTGCCATCTGGCTGCCATTCCCCTTATTGTCGCTTATGTGGGGGGTCAGAACAGGATATTGGACTCCAGGGAAGCCGGAACCTATTCACTCCTTTTCAGCCTGGGGCTATTCATCACCATTGCGGCAATTGGGGCTGCATGCGCTGCTCTGGGCAGGGTCCTGGGTGATGTTGGAGGATACTGGCAGATTATTATCGGAGCCATACTGATATGGGTCGCCTTGGGCATGATGGGTGTTCCCCAGTGTTCCCTGCCCGGCAACTTTCTGCACAGGTTCAAACTTCGCGGCCACATGGGAGCCCTGGGCCTGGGGCTTGGCTACGGGGTTCTTTCAGGAATGTGCACCTTTGGCTTTCTCGCCCCCATCCTGGCCATCATAACCATCCAGGAAAAAGTGGCCACCGGGATTGTCATGATCATTCTCTTTGCCCTGGGACATTGTCTGCCCATCCTGGTGGCAGGATGCTCAGCCGCCCTGGCCAGGAGAGTAACTGAACTGAAAGCCTGGCATGGTGCCGGGACCTGGTTCAGGAAAGGGGCTGGGATCTTGATTCTGATCCTTGGTGTCTACTTCATCCTCAACCCTTTTTTCAGCTGA
- the thiC gene encoding phosphomethylpyrimidine synthase ThiC, whose amino-acid sequence MKTQLEKAKAGIITPEMEAAAAHEGVDSSRICQLLARGLAVLPKNIKRDFREIRSIGQGLKTKVNANLGTSGVLADQGLEKKKLNQALRAGTDSIMDLSTGGDLTRIREMFLEQSPVMVGSVPIYGLAAKMVHQGRPLSRMDSDILFREIEEQCRQGVDYITVHCGITSRSLEMLERSERIMPCVSRGGSIHMNWIKKNKKENPLFENFDTLLEIAGSYDVTLSLGDGLRPGCIADALDQAQVDELMTLAHLARRAYEKGVQVMIEGPGHVPLGQISSQIKLQKRLCNDAPFYVLGPLPTDIAAGYDHITAAIGGALAGAAGADFLCYVTPAEHLGLPDEDDVYQGVMACRVAGHIADIEKGVAGALEQDMKISKCRQALDWEGIISNSLDPDLVRKRLQITDDEKGCSMCGKLCAVSCEEKM is encoded by the coding sequence ATGAAAACCCAACTGGAAAAAGCCAAAGCCGGGATAATCACCCCGGAAATGGAAGCAGCCGCTGCCCATGAAGGAGTTGACAGCAGCAGGATCTGTCAGCTCCTGGCCAGGGGCCTGGCAGTACTGCCCAAAAATATCAAGCGTGATTTCAGGGAAATTCGGTCCATTGGTCAGGGGTTAAAGACCAAGGTCAATGCCAACCTGGGAACAAGCGGCGTCCTTGCTGACCAGGGTCTAGAGAAAAAGAAGCTGAACCAGGCGTTGCGGGCTGGAACCGACTCCATAATGGATCTGTCTACCGGCGGAGATCTGACCCGGATCAGGGAGATGTTTTTGGAACAGTCTCCGGTGATGGTGGGCAGCGTTCCCATATACGGTCTGGCAGCCAAGATGGTTCATCAGGGGCGACCTCTGAGCAGGATGGACAGCGATATCCTTTTCAGGGAAATCGAAGAGCAGTGCAGGCAGGGAGTGGACTATATAACCGTGCACTGCGGCATCACCAGCCGGTCTCTGGAAATGCTGGAAAGGTCCGAACGTATCATGCCCTGCGTCAGCCGGGGCGGTTCCATCCACATGAACTGGATTAAAAAGAATAAAAAAGAAAATCCACTCTTCGAGAACTTTGATACCCTTTTGGAGATTGCTGGCAGTTATGATGTCACCTTGAGTCTTGGTGACGGTCTGAGGCCGGGCTGTATTGCCGATGCTCTGGATCAGGCCCAGGTGGATGAACTGATGACCCTGGCCCATCTGGCCCGGAGGGCCTATGAGAAGGGGGTCCAGGTCATGATTGAAGGCCCGGGCCATGTACCCCTTGGCCAGATCAGCAGTCAGATAAAGCTCCAGAAAAGACTTTGCAACGATGCTCCTTTTTACGTACTTGGTCCGCTTCCCACGGACATCGCAGCCGGATATGACCATATAACCGCAGCCATAGGCGGGGCTCTTGCCGGGGCTGCTGGTGCTGATTTCCTGTGTTATGTGACTCCGGCCGAACACCTGGGCCTCCCTGATGAAGACGATGTGTACCAGGGGGTTATGGCCTGCAGGGTTGCAGGGCATATCGCGGACATTGAAAAAGGGGTGGCTGGCGCTCTGGAGCAGGACATGAAGATTTCAAAGTGCAGGCAGGCCCTTGACTGGGAAGGGATTATCTCCAATTCCCTGGATCCGGACCTGGTCAGAAAACGACTCCAGATTACGGACGATGAAAAGGGATGCTCCATGTGCGGAAAATTATGTGCTGTGAGTTGTGAAGAGAAGATGTAA
- a CDS encoding DMT family transporter produces MDKVGSCRVARLAGLGFALGATVIWSGNFIVARGLNEQVNPATLAMLRWLVACLVLFPLAGAGTWKDRQTVRVNLGYLLSAAFLGVTVFNTLIYIAAHTSTALNLSLIATSTPIFIIIFSRIFLGEPITWARSGGLVLAVSGVVVLITRGDLSILRELSFAAGDLWMVAAAMIFGGYTILIRIKPAEISQATMLMSTFGLGLAMLMPWAGLEIFFKGFPAITMDILGSVLYIGIGASLVSFFFWAKAISLVGPSTAGLIYYTLPLFSGLGAFLLLGEPIGWIHALSGVMILGGIAVATRW; encoded by the coding sequence ATGGATAAAGTCGGATCCTGCCGAGTCGCCAGGCTGGCCGGGCTTGGTTTTGCCCTGGGTGCCACTGTGATCTGGTCTGGCAATTTTATTGTGGCCAGGGGGCTGAACGAACAGGTCAACCCAGCCACCCTGGCTATGTTACGCTGGCTTGTGGCCTGTCTGGTCCTTTTCCCCCTGGCCGGGGCTGGAACATGGAAAGACAGGCAGACAGTCAGGGTCAATCTCGGATATCTATTGTCAGCTGCCTTTCTAGGAGTGACGGTATTCAATACCCTGATCTATATAGCAGCCCACACTTCGACTGCTTTGAATCTTTCTTTGATAGCCACTTCTACCCCAATTTTTATAATTATTTTTTCCAGGATATTCCTGGGCGAGCCCATAACCTGGGCCCGGTCCGGAGGGCTGGTTCTGGCTGTTTCCGGGGTGGTTGTGCTGATAACCAGGGGTGACCTTTCTATTCTCAGGGAGCTGTCTTTTGCAGCTGGAGATTTGTGGATGGTGGCTGCTGCCATGATATTCGGCGGATACACTATCCTTATCAGGATAAAACCTGCTGAGATCAGTCAGGCAACCATGCTCATGTCCACTTTCGGTCTGGGCCTGGCCATGCTTATGCCCTGGGCCGGTCTTGAAATTTTTTTTAAAGGATTCCCTGCCATTACCATGGATATTCTGGGGTCGGTCCTGTATATTGGGATTGGGGCCTCGCTGGTATCGTTTTTTTTCTGGGCCAAAGCCATATCCCTTGTGGGTCCGTCCACAGCCGGGCTTATATACTATACTCTGCCTCTGTTCAGCGGGCTTGGCGCTTTTCTGCTTTTAGGGGAGCCCATTGGCTGGATTCATGCCCTGAGCGGGGTCATGATTCTTGGAGGAATTGCAGTTGCCACCAGGTGGTGA
- a CDS encoding ABC transporter permease has product MTITHHPYYMKKINWKPWALLSPSLTAIFLLLVIPILFVIVYSFWLRAPTGAVIPAFQFGNYARFFEDLFYPSILFRTIRVSLFCVLLCLVMGYIPAYFFHRSTSRYRQALILLIMLPFWISFIIRTMSWINILGANGFLNHFLMKIGLISQPLSLLYNEAAVLMGLIQFLLPFMILNIFVSLEGIDKNLLEAARSMGCNEWQAFKEVTLPLSLPGVSAGCLLVFVLTAGTYLPPMILGGAGNEMIANLIFNRVIGTLDWPFGSAISVILLLLLGTIVWTYNRYLGINQLFKAFKGN; this is encoded by the coding sequence TTGACCATAACCCACCACCCATACTACATGAAAAAAATCAACTGGAAACCCTGGGCTCTGCTTTCTCCGTCTTTAACCGCCATCTTCCTGCTGCTGGTCATTCCGATACTTTTTGTAATTGTATACAGTTTTTGGCTAAGGGCTCCTACCGGGGCTGTAATTCCAGCCTTTCAGTTCGGAAACTATGCCAGATTCTTTGAAGACCTGTTTTATCCCAGTATCCTGTTCAGGACCATTAGAGTCTCCCTTTTCTGTGTCTTGCTGTGCCTGGTCATGGGCTATATTCCGGCTTACTTTTTTCACAGGAGCACTTCCCGGTACAGACAGGCCCTGATTCTTCTCATCATGCTGCCCTTCTGGATCAGCTTCATAATCCGGACCATGAGCTGGATCAACATCCTGGGGGCCAACGGATTCCTAAACCATTTCCTGATGAAGATCGGACTTATATCCCAGCCCCTGTCATTATTGTATAACGAAGCTGCAGTGCTTATGGGCCTTATTCAGTTTCTGCTGCCCTTTATGATTCTCAACATTTTTGTCAGTCTGGAGGGAATCGACAAGAACCTCCTTGAAGCTGCCAGGAGCATGGGCTGCAATGAATGGCAGGCCTTTAAAGAAGTCACCCTGCCCCTGAGCCTGCCCGGGGTCAGTGCGGGTTGTTTGCTGGTCTTTGTGCTCACTGCCGGAACATATCTTCCCCCCATGATTCTGGGCGGGGCTGGAAATGAAATGATCGCCAACCTGATATTCAACCGGGTCATCGGCACTCTGGACTGGCCGTTTGGATCAGCCATCAGCGTAATCCTGCTGCTGCTTCTTGGAACCATTGTCTGGACGTACAACCGTTATCTGGGGATCAATCAACTCTTTAAAGCTTTCAAAGGTAATTAA
- a CDS encoding PAS domain S-box protein yields the protein MNQALGQRISYLRSLKGMSQEELAFEVGLSSQHLSRVERGVSDPSLATLKRICHCLQTDLVDLFLFAFPDTWPDGSGRSGPQDFSGCETSVSSPSGMITFDDAGKVQFSSGAYRLMGHNPGSFYPTLNRFIKMVIPEDRPLCRDFFQNHVSQNKPVEIVVRLMRKGSQVTLKLCRDVIWSKESDSKRILFLLTDLSGYMVLRDFWIRDRQQLEEYVNKRNLELSRALESYQQELERRKKYEHELKISERMVSGSADGLAFLCAEAKFKVVNKSFEEIFSLTRKAVVGKNYLEVMKNRFRDTQCLKPIEQNILLALKGVQVQFEQWIEDTFNRTVFICVKHVPLIEKGILTGIIVSVQDMTDQRMAEESCKRIVETITETILEVNSRLEISFANENVSELLGYDPKSMSGLSLLELVHPQDVNHVEESIKKANDHTGSSRFEARFIHRNGSLVLVHVCSSRLFDGTGSFLGATVMVVNLGSSYWLRKTISNDALIT from the coding sequence GTGAATCAAGCATTGGGCCAGAGAATCAGTTATCTTCGCTCTCTCAAGGGAATGAGCCAGGAAGAGCTTGCGTTTGAGGTTGGTCTGTCTTCACAGCATTTGAGCCGGGTGGAAAGAGGGGTTTCAGATCCTTCCCTGGCCACCCTGAAAAGGATCTGCCATTGCCTGCAGACAGATCTGGTGGATTTATTTCTTTTTGCTTTTCCTGATACCTGGCCGGATGGATCCGGGAGGTCTGGTCCCCAGGATTTTTCTGGTTGCGAGACCAGTGTTTCAAGCCCCTCTGGCATGATCACCTTTGATGATGCCGGGAAAGTCCAGTTTTCTTCCGGAGCATACCGGCTGATGGGACATAATCCAGGATCATTCTATCCAACTTTGAACAGGTTTATCAAGATGGTAATTCCTGAAGACCGTCCCTTGTGCCGGGATTTCTTTCAGAACCATGTATCCCAGAATAAACCGGTCGAGATAGTGGTCAGGCTGATGAGAAAAGGTTCTCAGGTTACGCTGAAGCTTTGCCGGGACGTGATCTGGAGCAAAGAGAGTGACTCCAAGAGAATATTGTTCCTGCTGACCGACCTTTCCGGTTACATGGTCTTGAGGGACTTCTGGATACGGGACAGACAGCAGCTGGAAGAATATGTGAACAAGAGAAATCTTGAGTTGTCCAGGGCTCTGGAGAGTTATCAACAGGAGCTGGAAAGAAGAAAAAAATATGAACATGAGTTGAAGATCAGCGAACGCATGGTTTCCGGATCTGCTGACGGGCTGGCATTTTTATGTGCCGAGGCAAAGTTTAAAGTGGTCAACAAAAGCTTTGAGGAAATTTTCAGCCTGACCCGAAAAGCAGTCGTTGGAAAGAACTACCTTGAGGTCATGAAGAACCGGTTCAGGGACACGCAGTGCCTGAAACCAATTGAGCAGAACATCCTGCTGGCCCTTAAGGGCGTCCAAGTCCAGTTTGAGCAGTGGATAGAAGATACGTTCAACAGGACGGTTTTTATCTGTGTCAAACATGTCCCGCTGATTGAAAAGGGTATATTAACCGGAATCATCGTTTCGGTTCAGGACATGACCGACCAGAGAATGGCCGAGGAAAGCTGTAAAAGGATAGTTGAGACGATCACAGAAACGATATTGGAGGTCAACAGCAGGCTGGAAATCTCCTTTGCTAATGAGAATGTGTCTGAGCTGCTGGGCTATGACCCAAAGTCCATGTCAGGGCTGTCTCTCCTGGAACTGGTTCATCCCCAGGATGTTAATCATGTTGAAGAGAGTATTAAAAAAGCGAATGACCATACAGGCTCTTCCAGGTTTGAGGCCAGGTTTATTCACAGAAATGGCAGCCTGGTTCTTGTCCATGTCTGCTCTTCGCGGCTGTTTGATGGAACAGGTTCTTTTCTGGGAGCTACGGTGATGGTGGTGAACCTGGGTTCTTCCTATTGGTTGAGAAAGACAATCAGCAATGATGCATTGATAACTTAA
- a CDS encoding tetratricopeptide repeat protein gives MITRKKLNIYDKIFKHFISKDKGCILAITSDQLFSKVIRGAFRSAGLPTNSLFNCSQLDKAISQGKSLLVRFTQVIFLVDTTMEGKTGVIHLKSIKELMGSSCRIVVATNEVGRERIIQMYEMGADNVIIKPISVDSLIQKIAHTINPNKKIGRLVDECRAMIALDELDKAEETVQAIISIKADSPIAYILKGDIAKKKKEFDTAEQNYLQASRFNGHYLDPLKKLAELYSDTNRLEKKLELLKKLDVISPLNPERKIDIAQTYLEAGNEEMAIQNFNLAVEQVKKQVGEMICGTLMKIARKAQGVRPDISSKYISMAIEQKGKLLSREDLWMIAEMGVALRQQGKWQEAISYYKRGLEVAPLSGYLYYNIGVAYLQGKEFYKALSSFQKTIEYSPEILKKQAVIPCNIAKAYIGLGRKKEAAKFLNMALKQDPDHKETKRILLTVWKKKISASRQPHQS, from the coding sequence GTGATTACCAGGAAAAAACTGAATATCTACGATAAAATTTTTAAACATTTTATCTCCAAGGACAAGGGGTGCATACTTGCCATTACCAGTGATCAGCTTTTTTCCAAGGTGATCAGAGGGGCATTCAGGTCAGCCGGACTGCCTACTAATTCTCTTTTTAACTGTTCCCAGCTGGATAAGGCCATATCTCAAGGAAAAAGTCTGCTGGTCAGATTTACCCAGGTAATTTTTCTGGTGGATACCACCATGGAGGGGAAAACAGGTGTTATTCACCTGAAGAGTATCAAAGAACTCATGGGTAGCAGCTGCAGGATTGTTGTTGCAACCAATGAAGTGGGCAGGGAAAGGATTATACAGATGTATGAGATGGGAGCGGACAATGTCATAATAAAGCCCATTTCAGTTGATTCCTTGATCCAGAAAATTGCCCATACCATAAATCCCAACAAAAAAATCGGCAGGCTGGTGGATGAATGCCGGGCCATGATTGCCCTGGATGAGCTGGATAAGGCAGAGGAAACAGTTCAGGCCATCATCTCCATCAAGGCGGACAGTCCCATTGCCTATATTTTGAAGGGAGATATTGCCAAGAAAAAAAAGGAGTTTGATACTGCAGAGCAAAATTATCTCCAGGCTTCAAGGTTCAATGGACATTACCTTGACCCTCTAAAGAAGCTGGCTGAATTATATTCTGATACCAACCGCCTGGAAAAAAAACTGGAACTGCTTAAAAAACTGGATGTGATCTCTCCCCTGAACCCTGAGAGAAAAATTGACATTGCCCAGACCTATCTTGAGGCAGGTAATGAAGAAATGGCCATTCAGAATTTTAACTTGGCAGTGGAGCAGGTAAAAAAACAGGTCGGGGAAATGATTTGCGGGACCTTGATGAAGATCGCCAGAAAGGCTCAAGGAGTCAGGCCGGATATAAGCAGTAAATACATCAGCATGGCCATTGAGCAGAAGGGTAAGCTTCTGAGCAGAGAAGATCTATGGATGATTGCAGAGATGGGGGTGGCCCTGAGGCAGCAGGGCAAATGGCAGGAGGCCATTTCCTATTATAAAAGAGGCCTTGAAGTGGCACCACTGAGTGGATACCTTTATTATAATATCGGAGTGGCCTATCTGCAGGGAAAAGAGTTTTACAAGGCCTTGTCCAGTTTTCAGAAGACCATTGAGTATTCTCCGGAAATTCTCAAGAAGCAGGCTGTGATCCCCTGCAATATAGCTAAGGCCTATATAGGCCTTGGCAGGAAGAAAGAGGCGGCAAAGTTCCTGAACATGGCCCTCAAGCAGGACCCGGATCATAAGGAAACCAAAAGGATTCTGCTGACCGTCTGGAAGAAAAAGATTTCAGCATCCCGCCAACCACACCAGTCATAA
- a CDS encoding PAS domain S-box protein, which translates to MNRQSPPDRNTSPEQPLCFEEFRDIIDSAPIGIFQSSPQGTFLSVNPAMAEMYGFDSPAQMVKRVTDIPHQLYLNPEDREKFKTLLESRGMVTNFECRHIRTNGSTFWISMNVRLVTPKGQNAYYQGFISDITPRKKAQDEATSHLQMQGTLLEALGEGVYGVDSNGLCTFVNQAALDMLGFSRTELINQNQHLLFHHHRPDGEVYPSHDCPVFKTLKDGRTRHTQEHFFTKNGKMFPVSLTVSSLTEHTQQTGAVVVFRDTSQIKKYQETLKAIAESDAGSQEDVFCFLVRLLATSQDTRYALIASIDNNEPDIARTLAVWANDGFGENFSYNLKGTPCFDVITTDTCHHPDNVQKKFPEDHLLVELGVQSYWGTPLKDSSGQTIGLLAMLDDKPMHYDPEALSLLKSFAIRGAMEMERRSTREKFETLFETMSQGVIYQSAQGRIVEANPAAMSILGLTPDQVKKGILLAREWEFIREDGSRYPENELPAFLAYHTGKSILNKVMGILNPHQKDYIWIIITAVPLYRPGSARPYMVYTVFQDITLLKKTESSLIRAKQEAESANIAKSEFLANMSHEIRTPLNGVIGMTEHLLQSALSQDQKRFAEIIRSSGETLLTLINDILDFSKIEAGRLELATSDFDLPVLLDEFSRNMAQRARDKGLAFDFIKDPKLPSCVRGDELRLLQVLTNLTGNALKFTDTGKITLKAFMVSQSPASCMVEFSVMDTGIGIPEDKIHLLFHKFSQVDTTAARKYGGTGLGLAISKQLVKLMNGEIQATSIPGRGSKFSFTVELGVDVQDCPRHEPKLGNNNQALNVRGDQASEILLVEDNKINQMVVMKNLKNMGHRVHLAHNGVEAVQAFEKKSFDLILMDIQMPGMDGLEATRKIRKIEDNMAGLNIPGKDHGRTGQADPKQPPSGTNNQSGAFRVPIIALTAHAMKEDREKGFEAGMDDYLTKPVRSRDLADMLTKWIPMDLNPADMTGKNRSSPLPPEEQPEPSPYRVFDQVALMDRLANDLNAAREIAQLFLHTIPDQIHEIKACLGENRLKKAGRTAHSIKGTAANTGCMSLAKTAGRIEAAGKNGDSDKVKSLIQVLEKDFELVRQEMKKFIG; encoded by the coding sequence ATGAACAGACAATCCCCTCCTGACAGAAACACCAGCCCAGAACAACCCTTATGCTTTGAAGAGTTCCGGGACATCATTGATTCGGCACCCATCGGCATATTCCAGTCTTCTCCCCAGGGTACTTTTTTAAGCGTAAATCCGGCCATGGCAGAGATGTACGGCTTTGATTCTCCTGCACAGATGGTGAAACGGGTTACAGACATCCCGCACCAGCTTTACTTGAACCCGGAGGACAGGGAAAAATTCAAAACCCTCCTTGAATCCAGGGGAATGGTAACCAACTTTGAATGCCGGCATATCCGGACCAACGGCTCAACTTTCTGGATATCCATGAATGTTCGCCTAGTGACTCCAAAAGGCCAAAACGCATACTATCAGGGCTTTATCTCGGATATCACCCCAAGAAAAAAAGCTCAGGACGAGGCCACCAGTCATCTTCAGATGCAGGGCACATTACTGGAAGCCCTGGGGGAGGGAGTATATGGGGTGGACAGCAACGGACTGTGCACCTTTGTGAACCAGGCCGCCCTGGACATGCTGGGTTTTTCCAGAACAGAACTGATCAATCAGAACCAACACCTTCTTTTTCACCACCACCGGCCAGACGGCGAGGTTTATCCCAGCCATGACTGTCCGGTCTTCAAAACCCTGAAAGACGGCCGGACAAGACACACCCAGGAACACTTTTTCACCAAAAATGGAAAGATGTTCCCTGTAAGTCTTACTGTCTCGTCTTTGACTGAACACACCCAGCAAACAGGTGCAGTGGTTGTCTTCAGAGACACCAGTCAGATAAAAAAATACCAGGAAACCCTAAAGGCCATTGCTGAAAGCGATGCTGGTTCGCAAGAGGATGTCTTTTGTTTTCTGGTCAGGCTTCTGGCCACTTCCCAGGACACACGCTATGCCCTTATAGCTTCCATTGACAACAATGAGCCGGATATCGCCAGGACTCTTGCTGTATGGGCCAATGACGGTTTTGGTGAAAATTTCTCCTATAATCTTAAGGGTACGCCCTGTTTTGACGTTATCACCACAGACACATGCCACCATCCTGACAATGTTCAAAAAAAATTTCCAGAGGACCACTTGCTTGTGGAGCTTGGGGTTCAAAGCTACTGGGGTACTCCCCTTAAAGACAGTTCAGGTCAGACCATCGGGCTGTTGGCCATGCTGGACGATAAGCCCATGCATTATGATCCTGAGGCCCTTTCTTTACTGAAAAGCTTTGCCATCCGTGGGGCTATGGAGATGGAACGCAGATCCACCCGGGAAAAATTCGAAACCCTGTTTGAAACCATGTCCCAGGGGGTTATCTACCAATCGGCCCAGGGCAGGATAGTTGAGGCCAATCCGGCAGCAATGAGCATCCTGGGCCTGACCCCGGATCAGGTAAAAAAGGGCATCCTCCTGGCCCGGGAATGGGAATTCATCAGAGAAGACGGTTCCAGATATCCAGAAAATGAACTTCCAGCCTTCCTTGCCTATCATACCGGAAAATCAATTCTCAACAAGGTGATGGGCATCTTAAATCCTCATCAAAAAGATTACATCTGGATAATTATTACTGCCGTACCCCTGTACAGACCCGGGTCAGCAAGACCATACATGGTCTATACCGTATTTCAGGACATAACCCTTTTGAAAAAAACAGAAAGCAGCCTGATCAGGGCCAAGCAGGAGGCAGAATCCGCCAACATCGCCAAAAGCGAATTCCTGGCCAATATGAGCCACGAAATCCGGACTCCCTTGAACGGCGTTATCGGGATGACCGAACACCTGCTTCAGTCAGCATTGAGCCAGGACCAAAAGAGATTCGCAGAGATAATCCGGTCCAGCGGTGAAACCCTGCTGACGCTGATCAACGACATCCTGGACTTTTCCAAAATAGAGGCTGGAAGGCTTGAACTGGCAACCAGTGATTTTGACCTGCCCGTCCTGCTGGATGAGTTCTCCCGGAACATGGCTCAAAGAGCCAGAGACAAGGGTCTGGCATTTGATTTCATCAAGGACCCCAAGCTGCCCTCCTGTGTTCGAGGAGACGAGCTCAGACTTCTTCAGGTCCTGACCAATCTGACTGGAAACGCTCTCAAATTTACTGATACTGGCAAAATCACCCTCAAAGCCTTTATGGTGTCACAGTCCCCAGCCAGCTGTATGGTCGAATTTTCGGTCATGGATACCGGCATTGGAATCCCTGAAGATAAGATACATCTTCTTTTCCATAAATTTTCTCAAGTAGACACCACTGCAGCAAGAAAATACGGGGGAACAGGTCTTGGACTGGCCATTTCCAAGCAGCTTGTAAAGCTCATGAACGGAGAAATCCAGGCCACAAGCATCCCGGGTCGGGGGTCAAAGTTCAGCTTCACGGTTGAACTGGGAGTGGATGTCCAGGATTGTCCCAGGCATGAACCCAAACTGGGTAACAACAATCAGGCCCTGAATGTCAGGGGAGATCAGGCTTCAGAAATACTCCTGGTAGAGGACAATAAAATTAACCAGATGGTAGTGATGAAAAACCTCAAGAATATGGGCCACCGGGTTCATCTGGCCCATAATGGTGTGGAGGCTGTTCAGGCCTTTGAGAAAAAAAGTTTTGACCTTATCCTGATGGACATTCAGATGCCGGGCATGGACGGTCTGGAAGCCACAAGAAAAATCAGGAAAATTGAGGACAATATGGCTGGCCTGAACATTCCGGGCAAGGATCATGGCAGAACCGGCCAGGCCGACCCCAAGCAGCCTCCATCTGGAACTAATAATCAATCCGGGGCATTCCGGGTTCCCATCATTGCCCTCACAGCCCATGCCATGAAGGAAGACCGGGAAAAAGGCTTTGAAGCTGGCATGGACGATTATTTAACCAAACCTGTCCGGAGCAGAGATCTGGCTGATATGTTGACTAAATGGATTCCCATGGATCTGAACCCAGCAGACATGACCGGAAAAAACCGGTCTTCACCTTTGCCCCCAGAAGAGCAGCCAGAACCATCGCCCTACAGAGTCTTTGACCAGGTGGCTTTAATGGACAGGCTTGCCAATGACCTGAATGCAGCCAGGGAGATTGCCCAGCTGTTTCTTCATACAATCCCGGATCAGATCCATGAAATCAAGGCCTGCCTTGGGGAGAACCGCCTGAAAAAAGCCGGTCGAACAGCCCATTCCATCAAAGGTACTGCTGCTAATACCGGCTGCATGTCCCTGGCAAAAACAGCCGGACGCATTGAAGCTGCCGGGAAGAATGGTGATTCTGATAAAGTAAAAAGTTTGATCCAGGTACTTGAAAAAGATTTTGAGCTGGTCCGGCAGGAGATGAAAAAATTCATTGGATAA